One window of Gloeothece citriformis PCC 7424 genomic DNA carries:
- a CDS encoding WecB/TagA/CpsF family glycosyltransferase has product MGAVTQERITDLEIFKLLYQSMGGEIKLFLLTEIDDVLTPLEQNLIQCFPNLKIVGSQVLSESVNEDWLDEINQTGANLVGLYLRNPTEEVIWLAEHKNKISAVVIGLGTFFQIYSEKYTELPPYVQEMGVEGLHRIMEHPDECWEIYSKNIPDFIWQILTDRGALERRILKLFSKKY; this is encoded by the coding sequence TTGGGAGCAGTTACCCAAGAGAGAATTACAGATTTAGAAATTTTTAAATTACTGTATCAGTCTATGGGGGGTGAGATTAAATTATTTTTACTCACAGAAATAGATGATGTTTTAACTCCTTTAGAACAGAACCTAATCCAGTGTTTTCCTAATCTTAAAATTGTTGGATCTCAGGTTTTATCTGAGTCAGTTAATGAAGATTGGCTTGATGAAATTAATCAAACGGGAGCTAATTTAGTGGGATTATATCTTCGGAATCCAACCGAGGAAGTTATCTGGTTAGCTGAACATAAAAACAAAATTTCTGCTGTTGTAATAGGACTGGGAACATTTTTTCAAATTTATTCCGAAAAATACACAGAACTTCCTCCCTATGTTCAAGAAATGGGAGTTGAAGGGCTACATCGAATTATGGAACATCCTGATGAATGTTGGGAGATTTATTCGAAAAATATTCCTGATTTTATCTGGCAAATTTTAACAGATAGAGGAGCGTTAGAGCGTCGGATTTTAAAGTTATTTTCTAAAAAATATTGA
- a CDS encoding DUF4912 domain-containing protein, with the protein MVQERPPLEEMTLRQLRKVASECNISRYSRMRKAQLLDAVKKALQETTSQNPSIVQEEQTVEASKFDVGQEDQLGGPLSSVDDGLGDLPGGYGDSTIVLMPRDPQWAYAYWDVPNEHKEELRRQGGQQLALRIYDVTDINLDYQGPHNVQEYLCDELAREWYMPIPVSDRDYMIDIGYRSGDGRWLVLARSAPVRIPPVYPSDWVEDIFVTVNWEEDLRGKTVYKLVTPAQRQQAGVAADNPIYKQIFDMAQTGEAQRVAGSMFGSMQHVAGSVMSSWAMAGEQALSSYVFPSGAGMWAVPTVSGLTMSGVGMTMSGVGFSASMPPVRPRQFWLIADAELIVYGATEPDATVTIGGRPIKLNPDGTFRFQMSFQDGLIDYPIMAVAADGVQTRSIQMKFTRETPSRHTNTKEEAVVEWLS; encoded by the coding sequence ATGGTACAAGAACGCCCACCCCTAGAAGAGATGACATTAAGACAGCTACGAAAAGTAGCCAGTGAATGTAACATCTCTCGTTATAGCCGAATGCGAAAGGCTCAGTTATTAGACGCTGTTAAAAAAGCATTACAAGAAACAACTTCTCAAAATCCGTCTATTGTTCAGGAGGAGCAAACAGTGGAAGCATCTAAATTTGATGTCGGTCAAGAAGATCAACTCGGTGGCCCTTTATCTTCTGTAGATGATGGCTTAGGAGATTTACCCGGTGGCTATGGAGACAGTACAATTGTTTTAATGCCCCGAGATCCCCAATGGGCTTATGCTTACTGGGATGTCCCCAACGAGCATAAAGAAGAACTTCGCCGTCAAGGAGGGCAACAATTAGCCCTACGGATTTACGATGTTACCGATATTAATCTCGATTATCAAGGCCCTCACAACGTTCAAGAGTATTTGTGTGATGAATTGGCCCGGGAATGGTATATGCCTATCCCTGTTAGTGATCGGGATTATATGATCGATATTGGTTATCGTTCTGGAGATGGTCGCTGGTTAGTTTTGGCTCGTTCTGCCCCTGTCCGCATTCCTCCTGTTTATCCTTCTGACTGGGTAGAAGATATCTTTGTTACCGTTAATTGGGAAGAAGACTTACGAGGTAAAACCGTTTACAAATTGGTTACTCCGGCTCAACGTCAACAAGCAGGAGTCGCCGCCGATAATCCCATTTACAAACAAATCTTTGACATGGCTCAAACTGGAGAAGCGCAACGGGTCGCCGGCTCTATGTTTGGCTCTATGCAGCACGTAGCCGGTTCTGTGATGTCCTCTTGGGCGATGGCCGGTGAACAGGCTCTGAGTTCCTACGTTTTCCCCTCTGGTGCGGGAATGTGGGCAGTGCCTACGGTTTCTGGCTTAACCATGTCCGGTGTCGGGATGACCATGTCTGGTGTAGGGTTCTCTGCTTCTATGCCTCCTGTGCGTCCTCGCCAATTCTGGCTAATTGCGGATGCTGAATTAATTGTTTATGGGGCTACTGAACCGGATGCTACCGTAACTATTGGCGGTCGTCCTATCAAACTCAATCCGGATGGAACTTTCCGTTTCCAAATGTCTTTCCAAGATGGGCTAATCGATTATCCTATCATGGCGGTTGCGGCTGATGGAGTTCAAACCCGTTCTATCCAAATGAAGTTTACTAGAGAGACTCCTTCTCGTCATACCAACACTAAAGAAGAAGCCGTTGTTGAATGGTTAAGCTAA
- a CDS encoding histidine phosphatase family protein has translation MITRVIIVRHGQSSYNAQKKIQGRCDESVLTDKGRADAEILGNTLNNLEIDRLYCSPLQRAKTTAQVIHSCLKNPPALEVNDQLMEIDLPLWEKLNKEEVAVKFAEDYRCWHERPHEFKMILSSVEGQRDHYPVLSLYKQAQQFWQEILPKHQGKTLLIVAHNGINRCLIMSALDIHPSYYQTIQQSNCCINVLNFTGGLEDPVQIESLNQTAHLGVKLPSYRPSHKGPRFLLIRHGETQWNRESRFQGIRDIPLNENGKNQAGKAGDFLKDVELNFAVSSPMLRPKETAEIILKYHPNLSLDLQPDLTEICHGLWEGKLKAEIELEFPGLLEQWNSKPETVQMPEGENLQQVWDRAVACWGELVKKYANSDTPQTGIVVAHDAINKVILCYLLGLKPADFWAVKQGNGAISVIDYPNGVEGKPVIQALNITNHLGGVLDQTAAGAL, from the coding sequence TTGATTACTCGGGTTATCATCGTCCGTCATGGACAAAGTAGCTACAATGCTCAAAAGAAGATACAAGGCCGGTGTGATGAGTCGGTTTTAACGGATAAAGGCCGTGCTGATGCTGAAATTTTGGGCAATACCCTTAATAATCTAGAAATTGATCGGCTTTACTGTAGCCCTCTACAACGGGCAAAAACTACCGCTCAAGTGATACACTCTTGTCTAAAAAATCCTCCGGCTTTAGAGGTTAATGATCAATTAATGGAAATTGATTTACCTTTATGGGAAAAGTTAAATAAAGAGGAAGTCGCCGTAAAATTTGCGGAAGATTATCGGTGCTGGCATGAACGCCCTCATGAATTTAAGATGATTTTATCTTCTGTAGAGGGGCAAAGAGACCATTATCCGGTTTTATCTTTGTATAAACAAGCGCAACAGTTTTGGCAAGAAATTTTACCGAAACATCAAGGAAAAACGCTCTTAATTGTGGCTCATAATGGCATTAATCGCTGTTTAATTATGAGTGCCTTGGATATTCATCCGTCTTATTATCAAACCATTCAACAATCGAATTGTTGTATTAATGTGCTGAATTTTACGGGAGGATTAGAAGATCCGGTTCAGATAGAATCTTTAAATCAAACCGCCCATTTAGGGGTTAAACTTCCGTCTTATCGACCTTCTCATAAAGGCCCTCGTTTCTTATTAATTCGTCATGGAGAAACCCAATGGAATCGAGAGTCTCGTTTTCAAGGAATTAGAGATATTCCTTTAAATGAAAACGGAAAAAACCAAGCCGGAAAAGCAGGGGATTTTTTAAAAGATGTTGAGCTAAATTTTGCTGTCAGTAGCCCCATGTTACGACCGAAAGAAACGGCTGAAATTATTCTTAAGTATCATCCTAATCTGAGTTTAGATCTTCAACCTGACTTAACAGAAATCTGTCACGGTCTTTGGGAAGGCAAATTAAAAGCAGAAATTGAGTTAGAATTTCCTGGGTTATTAGAACAATGGAACAGCAAACCCGAAACCGTACAAATGCCAGAAGGAGAAAACTTACAACAAGTCTGGGATAGGGCGGTAGCTTGTTGGGGAGAATTAGTGAAAAAATATGCTAATTCAGATACTCCTCAAACCGGTATTGTTGTCGCTCATGATGCTATCAATAAAGTGATTTTATGCTATTTATTAGGGTTAAAGCCGGCTGATTTTTGGGCGGTGAAACAGGGTAACGGCGCGATTAGTGTTATTGATTATCCTAACGGTGTAGAAGGGAAACCCGTCATCCAAGCTCTTAATATTACCAATCATTTAGGAGGAGTTTTAGATCAAACCGCAGCCGGGGCGCTCTAA
- a CDS encoding CmpA/NrtA family ABC transporter substrate-binding protein — protein sequence MKRRYFFKYTASVTTGLALGACKNWFNSNNAKEQNIPNFGKLEKTYITLGYLPTLDATPLIIAQEKGFFARYGLTVGFSRQLTPNDLENGLSGGKLDGAVAPFPLPLLSAVSKKITPMVSLMTLNLNGSAITLSQKSWLGGIRPITDYYNFREFANSYRRYIRNFNTPQSFAIASNTSMDNYLYRYWLAAMGINPDQEIKLTEIAPSQMIYKLQAGSILGYAVADPWNQQAVLEKAGFIADVTRNIWQGHPNKVLATTQSWLKNNPVTARALMAALIEACQYCDTVENRPEIAQIIAQNKYLNTSLTSLEPGLLGNYNYSSLDNNNRQQNLADFNIFSFQETNYLKQPNHVNYPWRSHGVWLLTQIVRWHQADVSEYPKDADKILDETYPIGIYEEVAKALEIKLPEDKLKKEPATVFIDQREFDPSEPVAYLNHFELRA from the coding sequence ATGAAGCGTCGCTATTTTTTCAAATATACCGCATCTGTAACTACTGGTTTAGCCTTAGGAGCTTGTAAAAACTGGTTTAACTCCAATAACGCCAAGGAGCAAAATATTCCTAATTTTGGCAAATTGGAAAAAACCTACATCACCCTTGGTTATCTCCCTACTCTTGATGCTACCCCGTTAATTATTGCTCAAGAAAAGGGTTTTTTTGCTCGTTATGGGCTAACAGTCGGGTTTAGTCGACAATTGACTCCTAATGACCTAGAAAACGGCTTAAGCGGGGGGAAATTAGATGGTGCTGTTGCTCCTTTTCCTCTTCCCTTACTCTCTGCTGTCAGTAAAAAAATAACCCCGATGGTTTCGTTAATGACGCTTAATCTTAATGGGAGTGCAATTACCCTCAGTCAGAAAAGTTGGTTAGGGGGAATTCGTCCTATCACAGATTATTATAATTTTCGGGAATTTGCTAACAGTTATCGACGCTATATCCGCAATTTTAATACTCCTCAAAGTTTTGCGATCGCCTCTAATACTTCGATGGATAATTATCTTTATCGTTATTGGTTAGCGGCGATGGGGATAAATCCGGATCAGGAGATCAAATTAACAGAAATTGCCCCCTCACAAATGATTTATAAATTACAAGCGGGGAGTATTTTAGGATATGCGGTTGCTGACCCTTGGAATCAACAAGCGGTATTAGAAAAGGCCGGATTTATTGCGGATGTAACCCGAAATATTTGGCAAGGACATCCGAATAAAGTGTTAGCAACGACCCAATCGTGGCTGAAAAATAATCCGGTTACAGCTAGAGCCTTAATGGCGGCTTTAATAGAAGCTTGTCAGTATTGTGATACGGTAGAAAATCGTCCGGAAATAGCTCAAATTATCGCTCAAAATAAATATTTAAATACCAGTTTGACATCCTTAGAGCCGGGTTTATTAGGAAATTATAATTATAGCTCATTAGATAATAATAATAGACAACAAAACTTAGCTGATTTTAATATTTTCTCGTTCCAAGAAACTAACTATTTAAAACAACCGAATCATGTGAATTATCCTTGGCGTTCTCATGGAGTTTGGTTATTAACTCAAATTGTTCGTTGGCATCAAGCGGATGTATCAGAATATCCCAAAGATGCTGATAAAATTCTTGACGAAACTTATCCAATCGGCATTTATGAAGAAGTTGCCAAAGCGTTAGAAATCAAATTACCTGAAGACAAACTTAAAAAAGAACCAGCAACAGTATTTATTGATCAAAGAGAATTCGATCCGAGTGAACCTGTCGCTTATCTTAATCATTTTGAATTACGAGCTTGA
- a CDS encoding allophycocyanin subunit alpha-B, which produces MSVVSQVILKADDELRYPSSGELQGIEKFLATGQQRIRIAETLAENDKKIVDQAQKQLFKKRPDFRAPGGNAYGQRQYNQCLRDYSWYLRLITYGILCGNKEPIEKIGLIGVKEMYNSLNVPVPGMVEAIRCLKDAALGLLNKEDAMEAAPYFDYIIQEMS; this is translated from the coding sequence ATGAGCGTAGTTAGTCAAGTTATTCTCAAAGCAGACGACGAACTCCGATATCCCAGTAGTGGAGAACTACAAGGGATTGAGAAATTCTTAGCAACTGGACAACAACGTATCCGCATTGCTGAGACTCTAGCAGAAAACGATAAAAAAATTGTTGACCAAGCCCAAAAGCAGTTATTTAAAAAGCGCCCTGATTTTAGAGCGCCCGGCGGTAATGCTTATGGTCAACGTCAATATAACCAATGTTTACGGGATTATAGCTGGTATTTGCGCTTAATTACCTACGGGATTCTCTGTGGCAACAAAGAGCCAATTGAAAAAATCGGCTTAATTGGGGTCAAAGAAATGTACAATTCCCTCAATGTACCCGTGCCCGGTATGGTTGAAGCGATCCGTTGCTTAAAAGATGCAGCCCTAGGCTTGCTCAATAAAGAAGATGCAATGGAGGCCGCTCCCTATTTTGATTACATCATTCAAGAGATGTCTTAA
- a CDS encoding YbjN domain-containing protein: MTSQNQLTEDEKLELYTEDFIADNTTHQEVIETVISSLQQNDSAMVSHTDQAYLWKFQYGTVEVFVQLTGENDEDLLTVWASVLKFPAKDESGLMRKLLEMNWSDTFETRFALINDEVVVLHQRTVADLAPGEISRAITLVATIADDNDEILVEQFGASR; this comes from the coding sequence ATGACTTCCCAAAATCAACTGACAGAGGACGAGAAGCTAGAACTTTATACAGAAGATTTTATTGCTGACAATACTACTCATCAAGAGGTCATAGAAACGGTGATTTCTAGCCTACAACAAAATGATAGTGCGATGGTGAGTCATACTGATCAAGCCTACTTATGGAAATTTCAGTATGGGACAGTTGAAGTTTTTGTGCAATTAACCGGAGAAAATGATGAAGATTTATTAACTGTCTGGGCTAGTGTGCTGAAATTCCCCGCTAAGGACGAATCTGGGTTAATGCGGAAATTGCTAGAGATGAATTGGTCAGATACCTTTGAGACTCGTTTTGCCTTGATCAATGATGAAGTTGTCGTCTTGCACCAGCGAACGGTGGCCGATCTTGCTCCTGGGGAAATTTCTCGCGCCATTACCTTAGTAGCTACCATTGCCGATGATAATGATGAAATCCTTGTCGAACAGTTTGGAGCAAGCCGTTAA
- a CDS encoding TetR/AcrR family transcriptional regulator: MTEDDTRTRILQAALRLFAAKGFDGTTTKDLATAANVAEGTLFRHFSNKKAILIEVATNGWVDILTDLLTELSEMGSYKAVAQVMRRRMLRVRENSNLLRVCFIEAQFHPELRDRIQSEVISKMTDVAEAFFETAIDKGIYRPMNPKIVAQVFLGMFAIAGFSNQTVLEPDASPAEIKEMAEGIADIFLHGVLAQE; the protein is encoded by the coding sequence ATGACAGAAGATGATACTCGTACTCGTATTTTACAAGCTGCTCTGCGCTTATTCGCCGCTAAAGGCTTTGATGGCACAACCACTAAAGATTTGGCTACAGCCGCTAATGTGGCTGAGGGAACATTGTTTCGTCACTTCAGCAATAAAAAAGCGATTTTGATTGAAGTAGCTACTAATGGCTGGGTAGACATTTTAACCGATTTGTTGACCGAATTAAGCGAAATGGGCAGTTATAAAGCGGTAGCCCAAGTCATGCGACGGCGAATGCTACGAGTTCGGGAAAATAGTAATTTACTGCGGGTGTGTTTTATTGAGGCTCAATTTCATCCGGAATTACGCGATCGCATTCAGTCTGAGGTAATTAGTAAAATGACGGATGTGGCGGAGGCTTTTTTTGAAACCGCCATAGATAAAGGGATTTACCGCCCAATGAATCCGAAAATTGTGGCTCAAGTCTTTTTAGGAATGTTCGCTATTGCCGGTTTTTCTAATCAAACGGTTCTCGAACCAGATGCCTCCCCCGCAGAGATCAAGGAAATGGCAGAAGGAATTGCGGATATTTTTCTTCATGGGGTTTTGGCTCAAGAATAG
- a CDS encoding putative PEP-binding protein: MDQSIFWLEQIEPSQRLFVGDKALILSQLLQQGFPVVPGFVIGAGAFHQFLQQLDDPDCLLADFPASSLYLDVDNPQALQLVARQSRQAILRKPFSVEWLSALGEAGTQLKTQFLILRASITHPGETVAEDTPLLRSQVCLNRPEQLELSLKTLWAELFSSKSLFYWQRIGVGLEKINLAVLVQPLTNAIASGIAQIEPEYFIVEGSWGLGHSLLFGEVLPDRYRIEASTGRIETQELGNKTRAYRLRDQSVSVSTLENCLESYLLSQEEQENYCLTEAFLVKLTEMLQNLQIKSSCIEWTLTQLAQDTQPQFYLVQSKLNQDKIFSDAISTFAPNMTDSQPILTGLSASPGIIYAQAYVLTETNSSLKTIPEGHILVAKSIVPDWLPWIKKTVGIIAEEGGITSHAAIIARELGIPAIVGAKGATQLLKTGKSIQLDGDQGTIYLTENKVPQSDNIPTEDIKLSSQLVTFNYPIGTQLMVNLSQLSSLNYALTLPVDGIGLLRSELMLLELLAQQSLKEWLHPAQQSLFVRQWSKIISQFARNFAPRPVFYRSLDWIGNLEDRPDSDRQFFRSFLGKRGTYTYHLDTSLFDLELQALEQVYQSDNINLKLILPFVRSLEEFKFCHHRIEQTDLIQKQSFQLWIMAEVPSVIFLLPQYIEAGVQGIAIGTNDLTQLLLGVDREEGKLGQDYNATHPAMLAALKQLITQAKAGGIPCSICGQAPVQYPQLIDHLINWGITSISVEPEAVEKIYRAIARAEQRLILNQSRIN; this comes from the coding sequence TTGGATCAGTCCATTTTCTGGTTAGAGCAAATAGAGCCTTCACAACGTCTTTTTGTGGGAGATAAGGCTTTAATTTTGAGCCAACTGCTTCAACAAGGATTTCCGGTTGTGCCGGGTTTTGTGATTGGTGCAGGGGCTTTTCATCAATTTTTACAGCAACTTGATGATCCTGATTGTCTGTTGGCTGATTTTCCGGCCTCTTCTCTTTATCTTGATGTGGATAATCCTCAAGCCTTGCAGTTAGTGGCTCGACAAAGTCGTCAAGCAATTCTCCGTAAACCTTTCTCTGTTGAGTGGCTTTCTGCTTTGGGGGAGGCAGGAACTCAATTAAAAACTCAATTCCTGATTTTAAGGGCTTCTATTACCCATCCTGGGGAAACGGTGGCAGAAGACACCCCTCTATTACGGTCTCAAGTGTGTCTCAATCGACCAGAACAGCTAGAATTGTCGCTTAAAACCCTTTGGGCTGAGTTATTTAGCTCTAAGAGTTTATTTTATTGGCAACGGATCGGCGTTGGACTGGAAAAAATTAATTTAGCGGTTTTAGTACAACCCCTCACTAATGCGATCGCCTCTGGAATTGCCCAGATTGAGCCTGAATATTTTATCGTAGAGGGGTCATGGGGGTTAGGTCATAGTCTCCTGTTTGGAGAAGTTTTACCTGATCGCTATCGCATTGAAGCCTCAACAGGACGAATAGAAACTCAGGAGTTAGGAAATAAAACTCGTGCCTATCGTCTCAGGGATCAATCTGTATCAGTCTCAACTTTAGAAAATTGTTTAGAAAGTTATCTTTTGAGTCAGGAAGAACAAGAAAACTATTGTTTAACTGAAGCTTTTTTAGTCAAACTAACTGAAATGCTCCAAAATTTACAGATAAAATCTAGTTGTATCGAATGGACATTAACCCAATTGGCTCAAGATACTCAGCCTCAATTTTATTTAGTTCAATCCAAATTAAATCAAGATAAAATTTTCTCCGATGCTATTTCTACTTTTGCTCCAAACATGACCGATTCTCAACCGATTTTAACGGGATTATCAGCCTCACCAGGGATAATTTACGCTCAGGCTTATGTCTTAACCGAAACCAATTCATCTTTAAAAACCATTCCAGAAGGACATATTTTAGTCGCTAAAAGTATTGTCCCCGATTGGCTACCTTGGATTAAAAAAACCGTTGGGATTATTGCTGAAGAAGGAGGAATTACCAGTCATGCAGCGATTATCGCTAGAGAGTTAGGAATTCCAGCGATTGTGGGGGCAAAAGGTGCAACCCAACTCTTAAAAACCGGCAAATCTATTCAACTCGATGGAGATCAAGGCACAATTTATCTGACAGAAAATAAAGTTCCTCAATCGGACAACATTCCAACTGAAGACATCAAACTCAGTTCTCAATTAGTGACCTTTAATTATCCCATTGGAACTCAATTAATGGTCAATTTAAGTCAACTTAGTTCTCTCAATTATGCCCTGACTTTACCGGTTGATGGAATAGGATTACTCCGCTCGGAATTAATGCTTTTAGAATTATTGGCGCAACAATCTTTAAAGGAATGGTTACACCCGGCTCAACAATCTCTATTCGTTCGACAATGGAGTAAAATTATTAGTCAGTTTGCCCGAAATTTTGCCCCTCGTCCGGTCTTTTATCGCTCTTTAGATTGGATCGGAAATCTAGAGGATAGGCCGGATTCTGACCGTCAATTTTTTAGATCATTTTTGGGAAAAAGAGGAACTTATACTTACCACTTAGATACAAGTTTATTTGACTTAGAATTACAAGCTTTAGAGCAAGTTTATCAGTCTGACAACATTAATCTTAAGTTGATTTTACCTTTTGTCAGGAGTCTCGAAGAATTTAAATTTTGTCACCATCGGATTGAACAAACCGACTTAATTCAAAAACAATCGTTCCAACTCTGGATCATGGCAGAAGTGCCGTCAGTAATTTTTTTACTGCCTCAATATATAGAAGCCGGAGTTCAAGGAATTGCCATCGGAACGAATGATTTAACTCAACTACTCTTAGGAGTAGATCGAGAAGAAGGAAAATTAGGCCAAGACTATAACGCCACTCATCCAGCAATGTTAGCGGCGTTAAAACAATTAATTACTCAAGCTAAAGCCGGCGGGATACCTTGCTCTATTTGTGGACAAGCTCCCGTACAATATCCCCAATTAATTGATCATTTAATTAACTGGGGAATTACCTCAATTTCTGTAGAACCAGAAGCAGTAGAAAAAATATATCGAGCCATTGCCCGTGCTGAACAGCGTCTAATTTTAAATCAGAGTAGAATTAATTAA
- a CDS encoding choice-of-anchor I family protein, which produces MNKTTKLKKPPLFFARPLNLIPIVASSIAVLGLWDAPAQALKLTPIGRYKSADGVAEISAYDPVSQQLFVTNSSINTIDVLSLSNPSNPSKISAISLGNVGTVNSVAFKNGILAAAVDNVNPQANGSVLFFDKDGNLVHQSTVGAIPDMVTFTPDGRFVIVANEGEPNDDYTNDPLGSVSIIDTANNYSVTTVGFENVPIGSSVRIFGPGATPAQDLEPEYIAVSADSSRAWITLQENNAIAILNLITGEFEEVVGLGFKDHSLPGNGLDASDRDGKIDIKTHDKVLGMFQPDAIGAYSYNGETYLVTANEGDARDYDGFSEEDRVRDLTLDPTAFPNAKDLQKNGNLGRLTVTNTLGDTDGDGDFDELYAFGARSFSIWDFQGNLIFDSGDAFEQITADLLPDFFNADEDNEGLFDNRSDNKGPEPEGLVLGKIGNRTLAFIGLERIGGVMLYDVTNPFNPLFLDYVNPRDFLASSSEEAGDLAPEGLLFIDKANSPNGKPLLVVTNEVSGTTTIYEVVPEPSMILGALTAAGFLLGNKRRKKVN; this is translated from the coding sequence GTGAACAAAACAACAAAACTTAAAAAACCGCCCCTTTTTTTTGCCCGTCCGCTTAATTTGATCCCAATTGTAGCCTCGTCAATCGCGGTTTTAGGACTGTGGGATGCTCCGGCTCAAGCGCTTAAATTAACCCCCATTGGCAGGTATAAGAGTGCAGATGGGGTGGCGGAAATCTCCGCTTATGATCCGGTGAGCCAACAATTATTTGTCACCAATAGCAGTATCAATACGATCGATGTCCTCAGTTTAAGCAATCCCTCTAATCCCTCTAAAATATCCGCGATTTCCCTAGGAAATGTGGGTACTGTCAATAGCGTGGCCTTTAAAAATGGAATTTTGGCGGCTGCGGTTGACAATGTAAACCCACAAGCTAATGGGAGTGTGTTATTTTTCGACAAAGACGGAAATTTAGTCCATCAGTCTACCGTTGGGGCAATTCCCGATATGGTGACGTTTACTCCTGATGGGCGTTTTGTTATTGTGGCTAATGAAGGTGAACCCAACGATGATTATACAAATGACCCTTTAGGCTCAGTCAGTATTATTGATACGGCGAATAATTATAGTGTGACGACTGTTGGCTTTGAAAACGTTCCTATAGGAAGTTCTGTCCGAATTTTTGGCCCTGGTGCTACCCCGGCACAAGATCTTGAACCGGAATATATTGCAGTTTCAGCCGATTCTAGCCGAGCTTGGATTACCTTACAAGAAAATAACGCGATCGCCATTCTCAATCTGATCACAGGAGAATTTGAGGAGGTAGTCGGACTCGGTTTTAAAGATCATAGTTTGCCGGGAAATGGGTTAGATGCTAGTGATCGAGATGGGAAGATTGATATCAAAACCCATGACAAGGTATTGGGAATGTTTCAACCCGACGCGATCGGGGCGTATAGTTATAACGGAGAAACCTATCTCGTAACCGCTAATGAAGGGGATGCGCGAGATTATGACGGGTTTAGCGAAGAGGATAGAGTCAGAGATTTAACCCTCGATCCGACTGCTTTTCCCAATGCAAAAGACCTTCAGAAAAACGGAAATTTAGGGCGTTTAACCGTTACTAATACCCTTGGGGATACGGATGGAGATGGGGACTTTGATGAATTATATGCTTTTGGGGCGCGTTCCTTTTCTATCTGGGATTTTCAAGGTAATCTAATTTTTGATAGTGGAGATGCTTTTGAGCAAATTACGGCGGATTTATTGCCGGACTTTTTTAACGCCGATGAAGATAATGAGGGACTTTTTGATAATCGTAGTGACAATAAAGGGCCTGAACCTGAAGGACTGGTTTTAGGAAAAATTGGCAACCGAACCCTTGCTTTTATTGGTCTAGAACGGATTGGTGGTGTAATGCTTTATGATGTGACCAATCCCTTTAATCCACTATTTTTAGATTATGTTAACCCCAGAGATTTCTTAGCATCTTCTTCTGAAGAGGCCGGAGATCTTGCACCTGAAGGATTATTATTTATTGATAAGGCAAATAGTCCTAATGGAAAACCGTTATTAGTTGTTACCAATGAGGTGAGTGGAACAACAACGATCTATGAAGTTGTGCCTGAACCTTCAATGATATTAGGGGCGTTAACTGCTGCTGGTTTTTTATTGGGCAACAAAAGAAGAAAAAAAGTTAATTAA